In a single window of the Tellurirhabdus bombi genome:
- a CDS encoding ABC-F family ATP-binding cassette domain-containing protein: protein MISITNLSYYLGSRPLYENASLHIKPGQKIGLIGLNGTGKSTLLRLIVGEYQLDGGTISKAGDVSIGFLNQDLLSYQTDDSILSVAMQAFERQNVLQKKIDELLHEMEVNYRDELVDKLGRVQEEFEALDGYSIQSKAEEILEGLGFPTEDLHKPLQKFSGGWRMRVMLAKLLLQKPSLLMLDEPTNHLDLPSIQWVEKYIQTYEGAVIVVSHDREFLDNVIDTTVEVSGAKLNYYAGNYSFYVEEKSLRNEIQQGAYENQQAKIRQAERFIERFKAKATKAKQAQSRVKMLEKMDVIDPVLEENARVNFRFNFSTQPGRHILHLEDVTKAYGEKKILTHTTARLERGDKIALIGANGRGKSTLLRIIAGTENIQGERRLGHNVSFSFYAQHQLESLNVNDNMLEELKSANPTKSEAELRTVLGCFLFSGDDAFKKIKVLSGGEKSRVALAKVLLSQANFLLLDEPTNHLDMQSVNILIQALDQYEGTYVVVSHDRYFVSQIANKIWYIEDEQIKEYPGTYDEYEWWMEERRQSGDLSTSAPVNGKKKEVEKPKAPVTDDERKEWQRALKKATQQAEDVEKRISDLERQKKQLEAELSRTDVIADTKKLQTKTADYERISTQLNKLQEEWEEAMMEAEEWEKRLA, encoded by the coding sequence ATGATTTCCATTACAAACTTGTCTTATTATCTCGGCAGCCGTCCCCTGTACGAGAATGCTTCTTTGCATATCAAACCCGGTCAGAAAATTGGCTTGATTGGCTTAAACGGAACCGGAAAATCAACGCTGTTGCGGTTAATTGTAGGGGAGTATCAGCTGGATGGGGGTACCATTTCCAAAGCGGGTGATGTCTCGATTGGCTTTTTGAACCAGGATTTGCTGTCTTACCAAACAGATGATTCCATTCTGTCGGTGGCGATGCAGGCATTCGAGCGACAAAATGTACTGCAAAAAAAGATAGACGAGTTGCTGCACGAAATGGAAGTGAACTATCGGGACGAACTGGTTGACAAGCTGGGACGTGTGCAGGAAGAATTTGAGGCCTTGGATGGATACAGCATTCAGTCGAAAGCCGAGGAAATTCTGGAAGGGTTGGGCTTCCCCACCGAAGACCTGCACAAACCACTGCAAAAGTTTTCCGGGGGATGGCGGATGCGCGTGATGCTGGCAAAACTGCTGTTGCAGAAGCCATCGCTGCTGATGCTTGATGAGCCGACCAACCACTTGGACTTACCCTCAATCCAATGGGTAGAAAAATACATTCAGACCTACGAAGGAGCCGTGATTGTGGTATCGCACGACCGCGAGTTTCTGGACAATGTCATTGATACAACGGTTGAGGTTTCTGGAGCTAAGCTGAATTATTACGCCGGAAATTATTCGTTCTACGTCGAAGAAAAGTCCTTGCGCAACGAAATTCAGCAGGGTGCCTACGAGAATCAGCAGGCTAAAATCCGGCAGGCGGAGCGCTTTATTGAGCGATTCAAGGCCAAGGCAACCAAAGCCAAGCAGGCCCAAAGCCGGGTGAAAATGCTCGAAAAAATGGATGTAATCGATCCGGTGCTGGAAGAAAACGCGCGGGTTAACTTCCGCTTTAACTTCTCGACGCAGCCCGGTCGGCACATTCTGCACCTGGAGGATGTAACCAAAGCCTACGGCGAAAAGAAAATTCTGACGCACACCACGGCGCGGCTGGAACGAGGCGACAAAATTGCGCTGATTGGTGCCAACGGACGCGGAAAGTCCACCTTATTACGGATTATTGCCGGAACGGAGAACATTCAGGGCGAGCGGCGGCTAGGGCATAATGTTTCGTTTAGCTTCTACGCGCAGCACCAGTTAGAATCACTGAATGTGAACGACAACATGCTGGAGGAACTGAAATCGGCTAACCCCACTAAGTCGGAGGCAGAGTTACGCACGGTTCTGGGCTGTTTTCTCTTTTCGGGCGATGATGCATTCAAGAAAATTAAAGTCTTGTCCGGGGGTGAAAAATCGCGGGTTGCTCTAGCCAAAGTACTTCTCTCGCAGGCTAATTTTTTGCTGCTTGATGAGCCGACCAACCACTTGGACATGCAGTCGGTAAACATCCTGATTCAGGCGCTGGACCAGTATGAGGGTACGTACGTGGTTGTTTCCCACGACCGTTATTTTGTTTCGCAGATTGCCAATAAAATTTGGTACATCGAAGACGAGCAGATCAAAGAATATCCGGGCACATACGATGAGTATGAGTGGTGGATGGAAGAACGCCGACAATCGGGCGACTTGAGCACATCGGCGCCGGTTAATGGCAAGAAAAAAGAGGTTGAAAAGCCTAAAGCGCCTGTTACTGACGACGAGCGGAAGGAATGGCAGCGCGCCCTGAAAAAAGCGACGCAACAGGCCGAAGACGTTGAAAAACGCATTTCCGACTTGGAACGGCAAAAGAAGCAACTCGAGGCCGAACTTTCGCGGACAGATGTAATTGCGGATACGAAAAAATTGCAAACCAAAACGGCTGACTACGAACGGATTTCAACCCAACTGAACAAGCTTCAGGAAGAATGGGAAGAGGCCATGATGGAAGCCGAAGAATGGGAAAAAAGACTTGCTTAA
- a CDS encoding nitroreductase family protein — translation MDNAVETINQLIRTRRSIFPPDYIEKEIPREVIEQIIENANYAPTHRLTQPWRFTIFRGDGLNKLADYLGEQYRSQTTPETFSEAKYEGARSKVLKSSCVLAINMELHPEKVPEWEEVAAVSCAVQNMWLTTTALGIGAYWSTPGNLEKLGAFLGLEPNQKCLGLFYMGYHQAKEKPAVRKPIEEKINWIEA, via the coding sequence ATGGACAACGCAGTAGAAACGATTAACCAACTCATCCGCACTCGGCGAAGCATCTTCCCTCCTGACTATATTGAAAAGGAAATTCCCCGCGAAGTAATCGAGCAGATTATCGAAAACGCCAATTACGCGCCGACACACCGCCTGACGCAACCCTGGCGCTTCACGATTTTTCGCGGCGATGGATTAAATAAGCTAGCCGATTATTTGGGCGAACAGTATCGCTCGCAAACCACGCCCGAAACCTTTAGCGAAGCCAAATACGAAGGAGCGCGCAGCAAAGTCCTGAAGTCGTCCTGCGTGCTGGCCATCAACATGGAATTGCATCCTGAGAAAGTGCCGGAGTGGGAAGAAGTAGCGGCGGTTTCCTGTGCCGTTCAGAATATGTGGCTGACCACTACGGCTTTGGGTATTGGGGCTTACTGGAGCACACCCGGCAATCTGGAAAAGCTGGGCGCGTTTTTAGGCCTGGAACCAAACCAGAAATGCCTTGGACTTTTTTACATGGGCTACCACCAGGCCAAAGAAAAGCCAGCGGTTCGCAAACCCATTGAGGAGAAAATCAACTGGATTGAAGCTTGA
- the cobC gene encoding alpha-ribazole phosphatase: MEIYLIRHTAPLVTPGFIYGRTEVELRASFDEEAGIIQQKLPKNLDVVYSSPSRRCTQLAALLSTDYQIDDRLYEFHFGDWEGQTWDTIDPRESQAWMDDFVNVSTPNGENMLQMQARVMAFWQDITQTSAEKLAIVTHGGVIRLLLAADRKLPLRSAFDIQVGYGDVFLLHPRE; encoded by the coding sequence ATGGAAATTTACCTGATCCGGCACACGGCTCCGTTGGTTACTCCCGGATTTATCTACGGTCGGACGGAGGTGGAATTGCGCGCTAGTTTTGATGAAGAAGCCGGAATCATACAGCAAAAATTACCGAAAAATCTGGACGTAGTTTATTCCAGTCCATCGCGACGGTGTACGCAGTTGGCTGCCTTGTTATCCACTGACTACCAAATTGATGATCGGCTTTATGAGTTTCACTTCGGCGACTGGGAAGGCCAGACCTGGGACACCATCGACCCGCGGGAAAGCCAGGCGTGGATGGATGATTTTGTGAATGTGTCTACGCCCAACGGCGAAAATATGCTGCAAATGCAGGCGCGGGTGATGGCGTTCTGGCAGGACATAACCCAGACCAGCGCTGAAAAGCTGGCAATTGTCACGCACGGGGGCGTTATTCGGTTGCTGCTCGCCGCCGACCGAAAACTGCCGCTCCGCTCAGCCTTTGACATTCAAGTGGGGTACGGGGATGTTTTTTTACTTCATCCCCGTGAATGA
- a CDS encoding adenosylcobinamide-GDP ribazoletransferase, giving the protein MKHEIRLFFTALQFYTRLPVPAWVGFSETALNQATRYFPLIGWLVALAAGLVWLAGSYLIDNATGLILAMVASIGITGAFHEDGFADVCDGFGGGWTKEKILEIMKDSRIGAYGVVGLILLLGLKFTLLHHLSRFFEPMGFTLLLITAHSLSRFIAATFLFTHPYARTTADSKARAATQGGTVRTLCIAAGFALVPLLGLAYSLEKPLLLLVVLPLYGLKVYLGRYFTKWIGGYTGDCLGATQQLTEVGFYFLMGVLWKFT; this is encoded by the coding sequence ATGAAGCACGAAATCCGGTTATTCTTCACGGCCCTGCAATTCTACACGCGCTTGCCTGTACCGGCCTGGGTGGGTTTTAGCGAGACTGCCCTGAATCAGGCAACGCGCTACTTTCCCCTGATCGGTTGGCTGGTCGCGTTGGCGGCGGGTCTGGTCTGGCTGGCGGGTTCCTACCTGATCGACAACGCTACAGGGCTGATTTTGGCAATGGTTGCGTCGATTGGGATAACCGGTGCTTTCCACGAAGATGGGTTTGCTGACGTATGCGACGGATTCGGTGGTGGCTGGACGAAGGAAAAAATTCTGGAAATCATGAAAGACAGCCGAATTGGGGCGTACGGCGTGGTCGGGCTTATTTTGCTACTGGGTTTGAAGTTTACGCTGCTGCATCACCTGTCCCGTTTTTTTGAGCCTATGGGGTTCACTTTGTTGCTGATAACGGCCCATTCGCTGAGCCGTTTTATCGCGGCAACCTTTTTATTTACGCACCCCTATGCCCGAACAACCGCCGACAGCAAGGCCAGGGCTGCAACGCAGGGTGGAACCGTTCGGACGCTGTGCATCGCGGCTGGTTTTGCGCTGGTTCCGTTGCTGGGTCTGGCGTATAGTCTCGAAAAACCGCTTTTACTTCTCGTTGTGCTGCCTTTATACGGGCTGAAAGTGTATTTGGGGCGCTATTTCACCAAATGGATTGGCGGTTATACGGGCGATTGTCTGGGTGCGACGCAACAACTGACTGAAGTCGGGTTTTATTTTTTGATGGGTGTTCTATGGAAATTTACCTGA
- the cobT gene encoding nicotinate-nucleotide--dimethylbenzimidazole phosphoribosyltransferase, producing the protein MSIAIPETLRRQLQDKINNKTKPLGALGKLEKLALQVGLIQQTLSPKLIQPHLVVFAASHGIARDGVSAYPTEVTHQMVLNFLQGGAAINVFTRQHGMALQLVDAGVDHDFAPSENLINAKINHGTRSFLREPAMTPEECQTCLQKGAEIVQEIAKTGCNVIGFGEMGIGNTSSASALMSQLLGIPVAECVGRGTGLDEAQFAHKVEVLEQALAFHASASADPLTVLQTFGGFEIAMMCGAFLAAAQQRMILLVDGFIASVAFLCAGQLDASVMEFAVFCHQSDEKGHARLLSALSVEPLLQLNMRLGEGTGCAVAYPLLQSAVAFLNEMASFDSAQVSRQS; encoded by the coding sequence ATGTCAATTGCTATTCCAGAGACGCTTCGGCGGCAACTTCAGGACAAGATCAACAACAAAACCAAACCGCTGGGCGCCCTGGGGAAGTTGGAAAAATTGGCGTTGCAAGTGGGCCTGATCCAGCAAACGTTGAGTCCGAAGCTCATACAGCCGCACCTAGTTGTTTTTGCCGCTAGCCACGGAATTGCCCGCGACGGCGTCAGTGCCTATCCGACGGAGGTGACCCACCAGATGGTGCTGAATTTTTTGCAGGGCGGCGCCGCTATTAATGTGTTTACCCGGCAGCACGGAATGGCGCTGCAACTGGTCGATGCCGGAGTAGATCATGATTTTGCTCCTTCCGAAAACCTGATCAACGCGAAGATCAACCACGGCACGAGAAGCTTTTTGAGAGAGCCCGCCATGACCCCCGAGGAATGCCAGACCTGTCTGCAAAAAGGAGCGGAAATTGTGCAGGAAATCGCCAAAACCGGTTGCAACGTCATTGGTTTCGGGGAAATGGGCATTGGTAACACCTCGTCTGCGTCGGCGCTGATGAGTCAGCTGCTGGGTATTCCGGTGGCGGAGTGCGTGGGTCGGGGCACGGGACTTGACGAAGCGCAATTTGCGCATAAAGTGGAGGTGCTGGAACAGGCGCTGGCTTTTCATGCCTCGGCAAGCGCAGACCCGTTGACGGTCTTGCAGACCTTCGGCGGTTTTGAAATCGCGATGATGTGCGGCGCTTTTCTGGCCGCCGCCCAACAGCGGATGATTTTACTGGTCGATGGGTTTATTGCTTCGGTGGCCTTTCTGTGTGCTGGTCAGCTCGATGCTTCGGTGATGGAGTTTGCCGTTTTTTGTCACCAGTCGGACGAGAAAGGACACGCTCGTTTACTATCAGCTCTAAGCGTAGAGCCCCTGCTTCAGCTTAATATGCGGCTGGGCGAAGGAACGGGTTGCGCCGTGGCATATCCGTTGCTGCAAAGTGCCGTGGCGTTTCTAAATGAAATGGCCTCGTTTGACAGCGCGCAGGTGAGTCGCCAAAGCTAA
- a CDS encoding bifunctional adenosylcobinamide kinase/adenosylcobinamide-phosphate guanylyltransferase gives MIIYVSGGVRSGKSRFAQERALQLSEEPVYVATAKIWDDDFAQRVQRHQQERGPEWTTYEAERDLGRLPLENRVVVIDCVTLWLTNLFMAGESDVEQTLAAFKAEIDLLCRVEATFIIISNEIGMGIHADTAIGRKFADLQGWANQYVAALADEAILMVSGLPLVLKK, from the coding sequence ATGATTATTTACGTTAGCGGTGGCGTCCGGAGCGGAAAAAGTCGATTTGCGCAGGAACGGGCTTTGCAACTGAGCGAGGAACCGGTTTATGTGGCAACGGCTAAAATCTGGGACGACGATTTTGCCCAGCGGGTGCAGCGCCACCAGCAAGAGCGGGGGCCGGAATGGACGACCTACGAAGCTGAGCGCGATCTGGGCCGGTTGCCGCTGGAAAACCGCGTGGTTGTGATTGACTGCGTGACACTCTGGCTTACCAACCTGTTTATGGCCGGCGAAAGCGATGTCGAGCAGACGCTGGCGGCCTTCAAAGCGGAAATCGATTTGCTTTGTCGGGTCGAGGCTACGTTCATCATAATTTCGAACGAAATAGGCATGGGCATTCACGCCGACACGGCCATCGGACGAAAATTTGCGGATTTGCAAGGCTGGGCCAACCAATACGTGGCCGCTCTGGCCGACGAAGCCATTCTGATGGTTTCCGGGCTTCCTTTGGTATTAAAAAAATAA
- a CDS encoding cob(I)yrinic acid a,c-diamide adenosyltransferase produces MKIYTKKGDKGTTGLFGGSRVDKDDVRVECIGTLDEANSTIGLLRVKLGPEHEWQPNLHKIQKDLMDMMSHLARPSTAKKENKNPMPVDGAEFCETWIDALEAAMSSPSDYFLLPGGNEISALCHVARTQMRRGERRLVSLRKTDEVDEAIPAYINRLSDLFFTLARAEMDKAGVAEEKWQLFLYKRFKTAE; encoded by the coding sequence ATGAAGATATACACAAAAAAAGGCGATAAAGGCACGACGGGACTGTTTGGTGGTAGCCGGGTCGATAAAGACGATGTGCGCGTGGAATGCATCGGCACCCTGGACGAAGCCAATTCGACCATTGGGCTACTGCGGGTGAAGCTGGGACCGGAGCACGAATGGCAACCCAATCTGCACAAAATTCAGAAAGACCTGATGGACATGATGTCGCATCTGGCCCGACCATCGACGGCCAAGAAAGAGAACAAAAACCCGATGCCCGTTGATGGGGCCGAGTTTTGCGAAACCTGGATCGATGCACTCGAAGCGGCCATGTCGTCGCCGTCGGATTATTTTCTGCTGCCAGGCGGAAACGAGATTTCGGCTTTGTGCCACGTTGCCCGAACGCAGATGCGGCGGGGTGAGCGCCGGTTGGTATCGCTGCGTAAAACCGACGAAGTAGACGAAGCTATTCCGGCTTATATCAACCGCTTATCCGACCTGTTTTTCACGCTGGCCCGCGCTGAAATGGACAAGGCGGGGGTTGCCGAAGAAAAATGGCAATTGTTTCTGTATAAGCGCTTTAAAACAGCAGAATGA
- a CDS encoding ABC transporter ATP-binding protein, which translates to MNPSMTLLTTRNLSIGYTGKEPRLVAEGLNLALKRGQLVCLLGSNGSGKSTLMRTLACIQPPLSGEIFLEEQPLVSLNTNELARKLSLVLTERIEAGNLLVHELVALGRTPHTGWLGTLTKQDKDKVQEAMEATDTLIYQHRRLQQLSDGERQKVMLARALAQDTDLILLDEPTAHLDLPNRVEMMRLLHRLARQTAKAILLSTHELDLALQAADQLWLLSAKGQLTAGVPEDLVLNGAFETAFASDGFYFDRATGTFTMQRAYTGSNIWLTGESSLVFWTRRALQREGFGLSPTAEASWTIEAVIRRGEPVWISTHAGKKTEHTSIQALLNTLQNEKSQSTNLEAL; encoded by the coding sequence ATGAACCCATCGATGACGCTCCTAACAACCCGTAACCTCAGCATTGGCTATACCGGAAAAGAACCCCGCCTGGTTGCCGAAGGGCTAAATCTAGCGTTAAAAAGGGGCCAGTTGGTATGTCTGCTCGGTTCAAACGGATCAGGAAAATCGACCTTGATGCGAACGCTAGCCTGTATTCAACCCCCTTTATCGGGCGAAATATTCCTTGAAGAGCAACCTCTCGTTTCGCTAAACACAAACGAGTTAGCCCGAAAATTGAGTTTGGTTTTAACCGAACGAATCGAAGCGGGAAATTTATTGGTACACGAGTTGGTCGCGCTGGGTCGGACCCCACACACGGGCTGGCTTGGCACGCTTACGAAACAGGACAAAGACAAGGTGCAGGAGGCGATGGAAGCCACTGATACGCTCATCTACCAGCACCGCCGCTTGCAGCAATTGAGTGATGGCGAACGGCAAAAAGTAATGCTGGCCCGAGCCTTAGCGCAAGATACTGACCTGATTTTACTCGACGAACCAACCGCTCACCTCGATTTACCGAACCGCGTGGAAATGATGCGGCTGTTGCATCGATTGGCGCGGCAAACGGCCAAAGCTATACTGCTTTCCACCCACGAACTGGACTTGGCTTTGCAGGCCGCCGACCAGCTTTGGCTGCTTTCGGCAAAGGGTCAATTGACGGCGGGTGTACCGGAAGATTTAGTACTGAACGGAGCATTTGAAACCGCTTTTGCCAGTGACGGCTTTTACTTCGACCGCGCAACGGGTACCTTCACCATGCAACGGGCTTATACAGGCTCCAATATCTGGCTTACGGGCGAAAGCAGCCTGGTGTTCTGGACGCGCCGAGCCTTGCAGCGCGAAGGCTTCGGCCTGAGCCCAACGGCGGAGGCAAGCTGGACCATCGAAGCGGTCATCCGGCGGGGAGAACCGGTCTGGATCAGCACGCACGCTGGAAAAAAAACAGAACACACGTCCATACAGGCCTTATTGAATACCCTGCAAAACGAAAAATCTCAATCGACGAATCTAGAGGCATTATGA
- a CDS encoding FecCD family ABC transporter permease, whose amino-acid sequence MDNSATEIQHSWWLRRRLMIGVLVVLAVFFFLLDIALGSVSIPLGEVTRILFGQESEQVAWLYIVQKIRLPKAITAVLVGCGLSVSGLQMQTLFRNPLAGPSELGITAGAGLGVAAVMLGSGSSASLYAIRQLGVSGSWLLVVMASLGSALVLLLVLLIAGRLRDNVVLLIVGVMVGTITLSVVSIWQYFSQPEQLQEYLMWTFGSLGGVIGYHLSVLSGVVLVGLVLAFSSSKALNVLLLGENYARSMGLTVGRTRLLILASTSLLTGSITAFCGPIGFVGIAVPHITRSLLNTSDHRVLIPTTCLVGTILMLVCDSIAQLPGTQAVLPINIVTSMLGAPVVIWIIVSRNNLRSSFS is encoded by the coding sequence ATGGACAACTCGGCGACCGAAATACAGCATTCTTGGTGGCTCCGGCGTCGATTGATGATTGGGGTGCTGGTTGTGCTGGCGGTCTTCTTTTTTCTGCTGGATATTGCCCTGGGCTCCGTTTCCATCCCGCTGGGCGAAGTAACCCGCATCCTGTTTGGTCAGGAATCGGAGCAAGTTGCCTGGCTTTATATCGTTCAAAAAATCCGGCTTCCCAAGGCCATTACGGCGGTGTTGGTTGGTTGTGGGTTGTCGGTCAGTGGTTTACAGATGCAAACCCTTTTTCGGAACCCGTTGGCTGGACCGTCAGAGCTAGGCATTACGGCGGGGGCGGGGCTGGGTGTGGCGGCGGTGATGCTGGGAAGCGGGAGCAGCGCGAGCTTGTACGCCATCCGGCAGTTAGGCGTTTCGGGAAGCTGGTTGCTGGTCGTCATGGCATCGCTGGGGTCGGCGCTGGTTCTGCTGCTGGTTTTGCTCATTGCGGGCCGCTTGCGGGATAACGTCGTTTTGCTGATTGTGGGCGTCATGGTGGGCACCATTACACTGTCGGTTGTCAGCATCTGGCAATATTTTAGCCAGCCCGAACAGCTTCAGGAATATTTGATGTGGACATTTGGGTCGCTGGGTGGGGTCATTGGGTATCATTTGTCTGTATTAAGCGGCGTTGTATTAGTCGGGTTAGTATTGGCTTTTTCCTCGTCTAAAGCCCTAAATGTCTTGCTGTTGGGTGAAAACTACGCCCGGAGTATGGGCCTGACCGTCGGTCGGACGCGCTTGTTGATTCTCGCTAGTACCAGCTTATTAACAGGCAGCATTACGGCCTTCTGCGGACCCATCGGTTTTGTAGGCATTGCGGTGCCACACATTACGCGATCGCTGCTGAATACGTCGGATCATCGTGTGCTGATTCCAACGACCTGTCTGGTTGGGACGATTTTGATGCTGGTTTGCGACAGCATTGCGCAACTGCCGGGGACACAGGCCGTTTTGCCCATCAATATTGTAACGTCGATGCTGGGTGCGCCCGTGGTGATCTGGATTATTGTGAGTCGAAATAATTTACGGTCGTCTTTTTCATGA
- a CDS encoding ABC transporter substrate-binding protein, producing the protein MTTKETTFRQGGRQVYFRHPLPLFRFFFGTWLVGLSGLLLSCSSASTLTEQSETAATSKDYFAEKTAVRYAKGFRIKYFNNYKLVEIMNPFEQKADTIRYVLVQRGTPHPDGYAKSQIIEIPLRSLVAMSSMHVGLVGFLEAEDILVGLGNLKYVSSSKVIQRIEAKKVVEVGKDQTIDEERLITMHPDLLMAVGSPVSRMDRYRTLTDAGVPVLINSEWVETTPLGRAEWVKLMAALLNQEKAVNQKFGALEKEYNRLVKLTRNIARKPTIISGMNSKDAWFVPDGDSYMTRFFLDAGATYPWSGTKTTGSLPLNFEAVYPIALTADCWLNVGITNINSKQDILAKDARYADFKAFKTGQVYGYSKRVNARGSNDFWESGAVNPQLVLADMIKILHPDLLPKHELVYYKQIL; encoded by the coding sequence ATGACAACCAAAGAAACTACCTTTAGGCAAGGCGGTCGGCAAGTCTATTTCCGGCACCCTTTGCCCTTATTTCGCTTTTTTTTCGGGACCTGGCTGGTTGGCCTTAGCGGGCTGCTACTCAGTTGCAGCTCTGCATCGACGCTAACGGAGCAATCGGAAACGGCGGCCACTTCTAAAGATTACTTCGCGGAAAAAACGGCGGTTCGGTACGCGAAAGGTTTCCGAATCAAGTATTTCAACAATTACAAGCTGGTCGAAATCATGAACCCGTTCGAGCAAAAAGCGGATACAATTCGCTACGTGCTGGTGCAACGGGGAACGCCGCATCCAGACGGTTACGCCAAAAGCCAGATCATTGAAATTCCGCTGCGGAGCTTGGTGGCCATGTCGTCCATGCACGTCGGACTAGTTGGTTTTCTGGAGGCGGAGGATATTCTGGTTGGGTTGGGTAATCTGAAATACGTATCGTCTTCCAAGGTGATTCAGCGGATTGAGGCCAAAAAAGTGGTTGAGGTGGGTAAGGACCAAACCATTGACGAAGAGCGGTTGATTACCATGCACCCCGATTTGCTGATGGCGGTGGGTAGCCCGGTTTCCCGCATGGACCGCTACCGCACGCTGACGGACGCGGGGGTGCCGGTGCTGATCAACTCCGAGTGGGTGGAAACAACGCCGTTGGGTCGGGCCGAGTGGGTGAAGCTGATGGCCGCGCTGCTGAATCAGGAAAAAGCAGTTAATCAAAAGTTTGGTGCCCTTGAAAAAGAGTACAACCGACTGGTCAAACTAACCCGAAATATAGCCCGAAAACCGACCATTATTAGCGGTATGAATTCAAAAGATGCGTGGTTTGTGCCTGATGGCGACAGTTACATGACCCGCTTTTTTCTGGATGCCGGGGCAACCTATCCCTGGAGCGGAACGAAAACAACGGGTAGTTTGCCCCTGAATTTCGAGGCTGTTTACCCCATCGCCCTAACCGCCGATTGCTGGCTGAACGTGGGCATCACCAACATTAATTCCAAGCAGGATATTCTGGCCAAAGATGCTCGTTATGCAGATTTCAAAGCCTTCAAAACGGGTCAGGTTTACGGATACAGCAAGCGGGTCAACGCACGGGGCTCCAACGATTTCTGGGAGTCAGGAGCGGTGAATCCCCAACTAGTGCTGGCCGATATGATCAAAATTTTACATCCCGATCTCCTGCCCAAACACGAGTTGGTGTATTACAAGCAAATACTATAA
- a CDS encoding AAA family ATPase, with amino-acid sequence MDRFVISGGPGSGKSTLLEALKKSGFAGSEEVSRQLIQEQVALGSACVPWTDLDCFARLALDRMMEAYEQAKQDVTFFDRGIPDIIAYLHVGGRPVSAPYWQALEQYRYSSPVFMAPPWEAIYVNDSERWQTFAEATALYQALTECYQQAGYSVVELPKASITSRVEFVLSTLEQHRFFKTDNS; translated from the coding sequence ATGGATAGATTTGTTATTTCCGGCGGACCGGGTTCGGGAAAAAGCACTTTGCTGGAAGCCCTGAAAAAGAGCGGTTTTGCTGGTTCGGAGGAAGTGTCGCGCCAGTTGATTCAGGAGCAGGTGGCCCTCGGAAGTGCCTGCGTTCCCTGGACCGATCTGGACTGTTTCGCCCGTCTGGCGCTGGATCGAATGATGGAAGCCTACGAGCAAGCAAAACAGGACGTTACGTTTTTCGACCGGGGCATTCCCGATATTATTGCTTATCTGCACGTTGGCGGGCGACCCGTTTCCGCACCGTATTGGCAGGCGTTGGAACAGTATCGGTATAGCTCCCCCGTTTTTATGGCCCCGCCCTGGGAAGCCATCTATGTGAACGACAGCGAGCGCTGGCAGACATTTGCCGAAGCGACTGCTTTGTATCAGGCGTTGACAGAATGTTACCAACAAGCCGGTTACAGCGTAGTTGAACTTCCCAAAGCGTCGATTACCAGTCGGGTTGAGTTTGTTCTGAGCACCCTAGAGCAGCACCGCTTTTTTAAAACAGACAATTCTTAG